From the genome of Magnetococcales bacterium, one region includes:
- the guaA gene encoding glutamine-hydrolyzing GMP synthase → MAHSGHSKHSDRSSHSGHKVAPVSSHGERILILDFGSQYTQLIARRVREAHAYCEIHPWYMDPAAIRAFAPVGIILSGGHQSVYELKAPTLQAEVLALEVPILGICYGMQILARHLGGTVVASGKREYGPVRVRRLEDPGEFFAEFFQEESTPVWMSHGDHVTVLPEGFRASGTSDNAPIAAMFDAKRHIYGVQFHPEVHHTPRGHFLIDHFVRQVCKCRGLWTSGHFIDQATARIQQQVTTDHVLLGLSGGVDSAVTAALVHRAIGDRLTCVFVDNGLLRLNEGDEVMATFAEHMGVKVIRVDAETLFLDRLRGVADPERKRKIIGHTFIEVFEQEAKRLPNVQWLAQGTIYPDVIESAGGKTGVAASIKSHHNVGGLPADMGLQLLEPLRELFKDEVRQVGEELGLPRRMLYRHPFPGPGLGVRILGEVRKEYADILRLADAIYMEELYSSGHYDRTSQAFAVFLPVRSVGVKGDGRSYEYVIALRAVETQDFMTASWYPMPQELLSRIANRIINEVPGINRVVYDVTSKPPGTIEWE, encoded by the coding sequence ATGGCCCATTCGGGTCATTCCAAACATTCAGACCGTTCAAGCCATTCAGGCCATAAGGTCGCTCCGGTCAGCTCCCATGGCGAACGCATTTTGATTCTTGATTTTGGCTCGCAATATACGCAACTGATCGCCCGTCGGGTACGCGAGGCCCATGCCTACTGCGAAATTCACCCCTGGTACATGGATCCCGCCGCCATCCGGGCCTTTGCCCCGGTGGGGATCATTCTCTCGGGTGGCCATCAATCGGTTTATGAACTCAAGGCACCAACCCTGCAAGCGGAAGTTCTCGCCCTGGAGGTTCCGATCCTGGGTATTTGCTATGGCATGCAGATTCTGGCCCGGCATCTCGGCGGAACCGTCGTGGCCTCGGGCAAACGCGAATACGGCCCGGTCCGGGTCCGGCGTCTTGAGGATCCCGGTGAATTTTTTGCCGAATTTTTTCAGGAAGAGTCCACCCCGGTCTGGATGAGTCATGGAGACCATGTGACGGTGCTGCCGGAAGGGTTCCGGGCGTCTGGAACGAGTGACAATGCCCCCATCGCCGCCATGTTCGATGCCAAGAGACACATCTATGGCGTTCAATTTCATCCCGAGGTGCATCATACCCCACGCGGACATTTCCTGATCGATCATTTTGTGCGCCAGGTGTGCAAATGCCGGGGATTGTGGACCTCCGGCCATTTTATCGACCAGGCCACGGCCCGCATTCAACAGCAGGTGACGACGGATCATGTGCTGCTGGGACTTTCCGGAGGCGTGGATTCCGCCGTGACCGCTGCCCTGGTCCATCGGGCCATTGGTGACCGTCTCACCTGCGTGTTTGTGGATAACGGTCTGCTGCGGTTGAACGAAGGGGATGAGGTCATGGCCACCTTCGCCGAGCATATGGGCGTCAAGGTGATCCGCGTCGATGCCGAAACCCTGTTCCTGGATCGTCTGCGTGGCGTGGCCGACCCCGAACGCAAACGTAAAATCATCGGCCACACCTTCATCGAGGTCTTCGAACAGGAAGCCAAACGTCTGCCCAACGTACAATGGCTGGCCCAGGGGACCATCTATCCCGATGTCATCGAGTCCGCCGGCGGCAAAACCGGTGTGGCGGCCAGCATCAAGTCGCATCACAATGTCGGTGGCCTGCCCGCCGACATGGGTCTGCAACTCCTCGAACCCCTGCGGGAGCTTTTCAAGGACGAGGTGCGACAGGTTGGCGAAGAGTTGGGATTGCCCCGACGGATGCTCTATCGGCATCCGTTTCCAGGTCCCGGTCTGGGGGTGCGCATTCTGGGCGAGGTCCGCAAGGAGTACGCCGACATTTTGCGCCTGGCCGATGCGATCTACATGGAAGAGTTGTACAGCTCGGGTCACTACGACCGTACCTCCCAGGCCTTTGCCGTGTTTCTCCCCGTGCGCAGCGTCGGCGTCAAAGGAGACGGTCGCAGCTACGAATATGTCATTGCCCTGCGCGCTGTCGAAACCCAGGATTTCATGACCGCCTCCTGGTACCCCATGCCCCAGGAACTTCTTTCACGCATCGCCAACCGGATCATCAACGAAGTCCCCGGTATCAATCGGGTGGTCTATGACGTGACCTCAAAGCCACCCGGAACGATTGAGTGGGAGTGA
- a CDS encoding helix-turn-helix domain-containing protein produces MEDIVRLPRQLSQVLRAHRKRKHLTQYRAGQSVGLLPKTISALETRPEGSSIASLFRLLSALDLELVVQERRPSRQDDGPEW; encoded by the coding sequence ATGGAAGACATTGTCAGGTTACCCCGGCAGCTTTCTCAGGTTTTGCGGGCGCACCGCAAGCGGAAACACCTGACACAATATCGTGCGGGTCAAAGTGTCGGTCTGCTGCCCAAGACCATTTCTGCGCTTGAAACGAGACCGGAAGGCAGTTCCATTGCGAGCCTGTTCCGATTGCTTTCGGCCCTTGATCTGGAACTGGTCGTCCAGGAGAGGCGTCCATCACGACAGGACGATGGTCCGGAGTGGTGA